In Brassica napus cultivar Da-Ae chromosome A3, Da-Ae, whole genome shotgun sequence, the sequence atcgcCATAAAATTTCTCAGAGGCGACGGGAAAAAAAGTTCAGTCTGGGTTGCTTGTTGCTTCCTTGATCCTTCTCATGGAGATTCTCCAACCCACCTCTAACGGTATAACGTCTCTCCTCAATCCCCTCTCACTTTTCGATTTCGCTACTCAAATGTAACAATAACAACAATTTAGGTTTCCAATTTCACTGAATGCATGTCTCATTTTCTGATCGATGACGACAGGTCACCGCAAAAGGAAGCCTGACGATGCACTCTCTCTCGCCTCCGAGGCAAAGCGGCTTCGAAACTCATCGAAAGTCACCGACTTTTCTCACCCCTTTGCCGTCACCAACATGCTCGAAGCTCTAGACGGCGGCAAGTTCGGGAGCGTCACCAAAGAGTTGGAAGAGGTGGCTAACCTGAGGATGGAGCTCGTGAAGCGTTGCGTCTGGCTTTATCCTTCGCTGGCACATACTGTGTTTGGAGCAGGCGATGGGCAGGAGGAGCTTGTGAGCTTGGAGAATCAGCTGGCTTTGGATTCTGTCATCGACTTGGATGGTGGTGATGGTACTGAGAAAGCTCTGTGTGTGGTTCCTTCGACTGAGATTGTTATTCTTGATtctgatgaggatgaggatgaggGTGTTGAGAGTGAGAAGCCTAAGTATCCGTTTCAGTCAAGTCTTGTGCAGCATCAGAAGAGTCAAGGTGATGTGCAGCTTGTGACTCCGCAGTTTGCTTTTGAGGAGGTTGTTTTGGGGAAGGGGAAGGAGATGTCTTGTGCCATTACGGCCTTGGTGGTGAGTTCCATTAAGGGATAAGTCTTGTTAAATGCTTGTCGCCTCTGTATTGATCTTTTCtggttttgtaatttttttgcaGGAGGGGCAAAGTAGCAGAGGTAACCTCCTTGCTATAGAGAACGGTATGGCTATTGACAAagaaaggaagagagaaaaggtTCTTGCCATTGAAAATGGTGTGGTTAATGATAAAGGTGTCTATGTGGGCGTTGAGGAAGATGAAAGTGGTGATGAGTCTGAAGCAGCAGATGAGGATCTTGGTAATATCTGGAGTGAAATGGCTATGTCAATAGTGTGTTCCAAGGTATGTCATTGCAGTGTTTCTAGTGCTCTTTTTGATATAATTGGTAGTTGTGAAGTCTCCTTTCGTTTTAGTCTTTATGTTGTGGTTTTCTTCTGCTACTTTTGTTCATTGAGATCGCAATAAACGTGTAGGATGTAGATAATTCACGTAATGAATCAAAGACTGATGAAGTGGAAGACTGTGAGCACTCCTTTATTTTAAAGGACGACATGGGTTATGTTTGCCGTGTCTGCGGAGTTATTGACAAAAGCATCTTAGACATCATTGATGTGAACTTCAGTAAAGTAAGTCTCTTTCTTCTTATACTAGCTATTCTCTGCTTTGATGGAAAAGTATGTTTCTTGATGCTCAGTTGTGACAACTTGTTTTGTTGCAGGCGAAAAGAAGCACGAGAACATATGCTTCTGAAGTTCGGATGAAAAAGTTTGGGGAATCAGATTTCGAGATCAAGTTATCTGAAGAAGGGCTGATGATAGGTGGACTTTCTGCTCATCCAACACATGCAAACAAGATGAAGCCTCATCAGATTGAAGGGTTCCAGTTCCTTTGCAGCAACTTAGTAGCAGATGAGCCTGGTGGTTGTATCATGGCTCATGCTCCGGGTTCTGGAAAAACCTTCATGATCATCAGCTTCATGCAGAGCTTCCTTGCAAAGTATCCTCAGGCCAAGCCACTGGTTGTGCTTCCGAAAGGGATTTTGTCTACATGGAAAAGAGAGTTTGTGAGATGGCAAGTCGAAGACATTCCACTTCTTGACTTCTACAGCGCTAAAGCAGAGAACCGTGCACAGCAGCTGGGTATATTGAAACAGTGGATGGAGAAGAAGAGTATCTTGTTTCTCGGGTACAAGCAGTTCTCAACCATTGTCTGTGATGATACGAGTACCGACTCACGTTCTTGCCAGGAGATATTGCTGAAAGTACCTTCGATCCTCATTTTGGATGAAGGACACACTCCAAGAAACGAGGACACGAATGTGTTGCAGTCCCTTGCCCAAGTCCAAACACCAAGGAAAGTTGTCCTCTCAGGAACGCTTTACCAGAACCACGTAAAGGAGGTTTTCAACATTCTGAACCTCGTTCGACCCAAGTTCCTCAAGTTGGATACCTCCAAGTCTATCGTTAAAAGGATCTTGAGTCGTGCTCCTATATCCGATGTCAGGTCTCATCTGGGAGGAAGTTCAGATGTGTCTGCGGCTTTCAACGAAATCGTGGAGCACACGCTGCAGAAGTGCCAGGATTTCAAGATGAAAATCAACATGATCCAAGATTTGAGGGAGATGACAAAGAAGGTGCTTCACTACTATAAAGGAGACTTCTTAGATGAGCTTCCTGGGCTTGATGATTTCACTGTGGTTCTCAATCTGTCTCCAAGGCAGTTGACTGAAGTGAAGAAGTTGAGGCGCGAGAAAAGGAAATTCAAGGTCTCAGCTGTGGGGAGTGCGATTTACCTTCATCCGAAGCTAAACGCTTTCTCTGAAAAGACTGATAACGTCTCTGATACAACAATGGACGAGATGCTAGAGAAGCTAGATGTGAATGAAGGCGTGAAAGCGAAGTTCTTCCTAAACTTGATAGACCTGTGTGACTCAGCAGGTGAGAAGCTCTTGGTGTTCAGCCAGTATCTCGTGCCTCTGAAGTTTCTTGAGAGACTAGCTGCTCTAGCTAAGGGATGGAAGCTAGGGAAAGAAGTGTTTGTTCTTACAGGAGAATCCAGCTCTGAGCAGCGTGAGTTGTCTATGGAGAGGTTCAACAATTCGCCAGACGCCAAAGTGTTCTTCGGTTCGATAAGAGCTTGTGGAGAAGGTATCTCTCTGGTTGGAGCATCTCGGATTCTGATTCTTGATGTGCCTCTAAACCCTTCAGTGACACGGCAAGCGATAGGGAGAGCTTTTAGACCAGGACAGACGAAGAAAGTGCATGCGTACAGATTGATAGCTGGGTCATCACCTGAGGAAGAGGATCACAACACTTGCTTCAAAAAGGAAGTCATCTCGAAGATGTGGTTCGAGTGGAATGAGTACTGTGGATTCAGGAACTTTGAGGTTGAGACAATCGATGTGGATGATGCTGGTGATATGTTCCTTGAGAGTCCTGCCTTACGTGAAGACATAAGAGTTCTCTACAAAAGGTAACATCAGATTTAAACATAAGTCATCAACTcatcatcatctctctctctctctgttaaTATATAACTTGCTCAATGCTCCTTTTATTCAGGTAAACCGAAGCAATTGCTGACGGAAACTTGTTCTTGTGGCTTTAGACATGCTTTAGGTTTTAGAAACCTGTCAATAAGACTAACTTCGGGTAGTTCCTTTTGCTCTTTTATGAAAGATTGTTGAATCTTTTGGACATGCTTGTGGTTTTGTTTCATAAAGTAGAGAGCTTCTAGTGTTCTTTTGATGTTAAACCCTTTGGCCTTATTTTCCTCTTAATTCATCTGATGGTTTTACTTCCACAAAAAGAATATAATTACTACTAcacccctctctctctctctattgtaTTCTTTCATCAAGCTACAAAATCCTGCAACAATTGTGAAGAGCCTAGCCGGTGCTGGCCGTTGCCAGAGTTTAAGTACTGGAAACTATTCTCGTAGTTGTCCGGAATGCCTAATGTTAAAGACATCCCACCACTACCATTTCTTGTCATCTCGGTGACCATCATTAGCCGGTCTTCACCACCACGTGCCACCGTGCTAGTGCTTGCCCCACCGTTGTTGGAACTAGACACGAGTTGCTGTTCTTGAGACTCGGTGGTTTCTGGTCTGTTGTTTCCAGAAGACAAGTTGGTAACATTCTCCTCCAATGCGTCTGTGAACTCTTCTTTGTACATCTCCTCCACCATCGGTTTCCATAGACGCACACGTGCATTTATAAACCAGTTCGACACCTTTCAACACAATCATCCAAACAAAGAATGAACACAACAAACCAAAAAGCATTTGAATGAGAGAAAATACACTACAATAAGTACCTGGCCTCTGCTCAACCCTGTTTGTCTAGCTAGCATGATCTTGTCCGAATCCTTTGGATAACTAAGTTAAcagtttacaaaacaaaaaaaaaactcattcaGACAATGAATCAACCACTCACAAGTGTAGTAAAGAGACTTACGGGTGGAGGAAATGCTCAAAGAGCCAAGCACGGAGAATCAAAACAGAGGAATCAGGTAAACCGCGCTGAGGCCTCCAAGCGTGAGGTTGCACCACTCCTAACCTCTGCAACGCTCTTTGCTGCCTTACCTTTTGATCAACGTTCCTTAACCTGCTTATACCAACTCCTCTCCCATCTAATCCATCATGTTCTCCTCCTAAACTTCTCCTTATCACCAAGATTTGTCCTGATATTGCATCCCTCAAGCAACGGAAGTGCCTTGAGATTGTCTGAAGCGCAAGAGCCGTGTATGGTTTAGCTGCTTCGGATCCGGCTATCACATCGAAAGATGACACAACTATCTGCATCTGATGGTAATACTGCTTGTATCTTCTGTCCACCTTTTAGACAAACACACACATTATCAAGAGAGCTAATCACTATGAGCAAAGAGTATGGGTTATTACCTCGTCTAATATGGATAAGAGTTTAGACAACTTGTTCTGCAGTTCTTGTCTCTCTGCTTGAGGTAAATCAGGGTTAGTGATTGATTCTTGAAGATTcttctctttgtcttcttcagTCTTGTCTCCCTCCGGCTGGAACTGCTTCAAAGCTTTCTTAACATTAACAGCTTCATCCAGAAGCTCTTGAGCAGCCTCGAGATACTTTGAGTTGTGAAAGCCCGAAACAACTTGTGTCTCAATCTGCGAGCTGATGCCAAGGGACAGTCCCTGTCCCGTGGTGGGACGCATCATCACCGGGAAGCAGGCCCTGTCTTCTTGATCTCTCCAAGAACGAGAATCTTGAATCTCCACCACGTGTGAAGCTTCTTCACCGTAACTAGACAGTACTTGAATCTCTTTTGAAGCTGAGACATTGTTAGCTTCTCCAGGAAAGTAAGAAACTGCAGGATTCGTGTAGATCATTGCGTTGCCAGGGACAAACTCAGAATAAATGCCACTTGAGCCACTACTTTTGTAATAAGTTgccatatctcttcttcttcttcttctgaaacAGGATTTGATCTGTTGCAAGATTCAAACACAATCAACACTAAACTCTTGGACAAAGAACaaagtaaatgaaaaataaaaagttttttaacTTTCCTTTTCAGGTAAGGAGATAATAGATGCTTTAAAGCCGGTTGGTGCTTGaacttgcttcttcttcttcttagtttattatttggtgaagatgaaaaaagatatcaaaatgTTTTAAACTACAAATATGTGTTAGGAGAGAGAGGTAAGATCTGAAAACCcctcattttgttttgtttgttgcaTAAATTGATTGgagtattttcaaaaaaaaataaaataaaataaattgattgGAGCAATAGCAACCAGACAATCATGTTCTTCTTTCTATTAATTTACTATATGttgaaaatacaaaatattccTGATTGGTtactaaaaagttaaaaataatgatattcctAATTCCTTTTAGATGATATGTTCATCAGTACAGATTTGGAGAAAAGCCAAAAATTAATGGAGGTTTTCATATCTAATTTTGGAACAATACAGCTTAAAAAAAGTATAAGTCCGATTTGCACTTTAACAGCACCTCTATTGATATTTTTAGTGAGCATTtcaccaaaaataataaaaatagaaaaagaaagagaaactgAAACATCTTCCATTTCAAGATTTGTCAAAAACTCCCCAGAAACTCTAATCATACAATATCTTAATAGTGGCTACATTTTTGAActtcaaatttaattatataatttaactatattaaaatatcaataatatacTGATGAGATGATGCTATACAGATATTTTGTGtagagtatttattttttataagattGGCAGatctagaaaataattttaatgggggcagaaaataattttaagtcaaaaactgaaaaacattaaaaaaatggaGCATAAAGAGAGTTGAACCTTGGTTGAGTGGGGGCAAATAATTCATTTTAACCAAGTAAGCTAGTAAATCTTCACTAATCATATGCATTTAGGCTtgtgttttaatatttatgtggTGGCAACTGCCCCCTTGTTGTACAAGGTACTTATTAGGTGGGAATAATATGATTAGACGTGTCAAAGTTTACACACGGATGCTCATAACTTTTTCAATTGGTAAGCTTTtacagtttcttcttctttgtctttaaAGTAAATTTCTCAacattttttgttctttttcaaaTATTATCTTGTGATGATGGTCCACATGCTACTAATTAGTTGCCTTTGCATAGAACTATTTTTGTAAGTAACGAAAACAATGAAAACACCTttccttatttttttctcataaaCAGTGAATAAGTGCTATTTTCCCCCACTCAGCTTTGTCTTCTTGTGTTAAGTTCCAAGATATTTACGGGTTAATATCATTTCTGTCCAAAATGTTTATGTACAACTTTTACTTTCCACCTCCTGAGTGTAGGTCCTGTCTTAACATGGTGGAGCTGTTTATAGCTTTAATGTTTAAgtagctgcaaaaaaaaattgagtaaaAGTCGAACTCAAGACAGTACAAAATGATTAAATATCTTGAATTTATAATGTCAGAATggatacacaattaaagattttaAACGAAATATTTGAAacgaaaaaatatatacatttgaaattaaaaacGATAAAAAACTGCACATATAGTTTGGGGTGGATAAGTGAAAAAGTTGTTGAGACAGTGCCCCTTGAATTCTCCAAATTTCTATTTGTCAAATTGATGCATCATAGATCAATAATGCAACGTCGGTGGTTTAGGATGTAGTCTTAAAGATTAAATGGACTTGAAATATTTCGGATTACGGGATTGCAATAGAATTTCTCAGCTTTGCATCCTGAAATGGAAAATCTACTTTGGGCATCCTTAGGCCATCCGCATTGAGGGTTTTAAATCTAGGTTCACACGctttctaaaacaaaaaaggTGAACTCAGGGTCTTGCAGGTTCATGCGTAAGAGACAGGTTCACAACTATTTCGTGGGTCCACGAAGCGTGGCAGCCCACGATtggtttgggtttttttttttttaataaatcaaacgaaaaaagaaagtaataataaaaaattaaattggtgAACCCCTTCTAAGTTTCACTAATGCAGATGCCCTTATGTATGAGAAACAGAAGGATAACTTCGATACGGTTCGAGACGGATTGCTTGGACTTAGTGGACATGACTATAAACCCGATGGATTGACCATCATTCGCGACAGAGATCAATATGTTCCAGAGATTACTGAAAAACTTCGAGGATGTGAGTCTATCTTATATTCTTCGGAGTAGAAACAGTTGGGCAGACACATTAGTAAAAAAAGCAAGGATCAGAGACTACAATTTTTATCCGGACAGATGGAAATGCTCATCGAAAAATTGGCTCGTTTGTCTTCTACTTGATCTGGTCTGGATGGgtagctgacaaaaaaaaaaagtgaaaaacttGAATTGATGGGTGGCTAAAGGAAAGGTAAAGATGTCTGAATTGGGCCAGAGATAGCAGAATGAGAGAGAGGGACTTGGTCAGAGTCAGCCTCAGGGATAGGGAAGAGTGACACATGACACTCATATACGACCAACCAACACTGCTTTACAATAATGATAAGAACAAATAATGTAGACGATAGAGGGAAGGAGCGAGAGAATATAGTAAGAAATTAAAAGGGAGTTTTGGCTAGGAAATTAGAGAATTGTTATGTTCTAAGCTTTGACGTTAAACATGAGATTCTGAGGTACCTTTTAATAAGAAAACTAATACATAAACACTCATTTTCGTTGACACTAATCTAGTATCTGGGGTCCTCGTTAGCTAAATGAAgttgaactaaaaaaaaaaaaaagttgaactATAAGTTTAGTCATGACCCATCTAATCGGATATCAGTATTAGGCTTCTCAAAATGTGTTCTTAGTTTGCGGGTGTTTTAATCTGGTTGTAGATAATGGGCTGAGTTCATAAATTTCTATCTAtgggtttttaatattttatacgtgtgtttaatttttttggtcgaTCTATTAACTTCTACGGATGTTTGGACTGTCTATACTAATTTATATTGGTTATCAATTGTACCCGTTCACATTAGTTCTACTGATGGATAGTTTAGACATTTTAAAAAGTGTAGTAAAATAACATCAAAATGTTGGTCTACTCCGGTGTACATCACTATCGGTGACGGAGGTAAATCTTGAAGGATTGGCTACCGAGTAAGCTAAAGCCAAACATTTGGAGGATTTGCTTAAAGAAGCACATCATGTTATTAGAATTGTAATGACGCTTTGTGATGGAGGCATAATGATATGTCAGGAGATTAGAACAAGCCGTTTGTATGCCATCTCAATTACAGAGTATCACTAAACTTTTCAGAACTAAACCCTGAACATAGATCTGATCCTAGGACACGATCCATTTTCTAAGATTTCCTTATCCTAAGAGAGGTAAAAAGCCCAAGAATCGTGTGTTATAGATAACATGTTAACTCTTTAAGTAATTTACATCTGTGTGTTACAATAACATTGCAAAATTTGGTAAATGTATATCAGTTTCTTCAATTATTTCTGCATTTGAGTTTAGCTAAACATTACTATGTCAAAATAATTTGAAGCATGGTTGCAACTTGCAATACAATGAAATAATGCCTACAAAGAACCAATGTTCCCTTGCATagcaagaaaaaaatagagacaCTCCGTTGGATACTGCTAATAGGCTGATATATAGATAATAACATGTATGCTTGAATTAAATCAACTGTAAACAAGTTGATAGGTAGAATTGAAACTGAGTCATAATCTCTAAGCCAGAACAGATACACCCAAACAattacaaatacaaaaaaaatctgtagtTTCTGCATTTGTCTATTGATCTAATTCTTTACATACACTTT encodes:
- the LOC106439846 gene encoding protein CHROMATIN REMODELING 35-like yields the protein MEILQPTSNGHRKRKPDDALSLASEAKRLRNSSKVTDFSHPFAVTNMLEALDGGKFGSVTKELEEVANLRMELVKRCVWLYPSLAHTVFGAGDGQEELVSLENQLALDSVIDLDGGDGTEKALCVVPSTEIVILDSDEDEDEGVESEKPKYPFQSSLVQHQKSQGDVQLVTPQFAFEEVVLGKGKEMSCAITALVEGQSSRGNLLAIENGMAIDKERKREKVLAIENGVVNDKGVYVGVEEDESGDESEAADEDLGNIWSEMAMSIVCSKDVDNSRNESKTDEVEDCEHSFILKDDMGYVCRVCGVIDKSILDIIDVNFSKAKRSTRTYASEVRMKKFGESDFEIKLSEEGLMIGGLSAHPTHANKMKPHQIEGFQFLCSNLVADEPGGCIMAHAPGSGKTFMIISFMQSFLAKYPQAKPLVVLPKGILSTWKREFVRWQVEDIPLLDFYSAKAENRAQQLGILKQWMEKKSILFLGYKQFSTIVCDDTSTDSRSCQEILLKVPSILILDEGHTPRNEDTNVLQSLAQVQTPRKVVLSGTLYQNHVKEVFNILNLVRPKFLKLDTSKSIVKRILSRAPISDVRSHLGGSSDVSAAFNEIVEHTLQKCQDFKMKINMIQDLREMTKKVLHYYKGDFLDELPGLDDFTVVLNLSPRQLTEVKKLRREKRKFKVSAVGSAIYLHPKLNAFSEKTDNVSDTTMDEMLEKLDVNEGVKAKFFLNLIDLCDSAGEKLLVFSQYLVPLKFLERLAALAKGWKLGKEVFVLTGESSSEQRELSMERFNNSPDAKVFFGSIRACGEGISLVGASRILILDVPLNPSVTRQAIGRAFRPGQTKKVHAYRLIAGSSPEEEDHNTCFKKEVISKMWFEWNEYCGFRNFEVETIDVDDAGDMFLESPALREDIRVLYKR
- the LOC106439847 gene encoding BEL1-like homeodomain protein 7, with product MATYYKSSGSSGIYSEFVPGNAMIYTNPAVSYFPGEANNVSASKEIQVLSSYGEEASHVVEIQDSRSWRDQEDRACFPVMMRPTTGQGLSLGISSQIETQVVSGFHNSKYLEAAQELLDEAVNVKKALKQFQPEGDKTEEDKEKNLQESITNPDLPQAERQELQNKLSKLLSILDEVDRRYKQYYHQMQIVVSSFDVIAGSEAAKPYTALALQTISRHFRCLRDAISGQILVIRRSLGGEHDGLDGRGVGISRLRNVDQKVRQQRALQRLGVVQPHAWRPQRGLPDSSVLILRAWLFEHFLHPYPKDSDKIMLARQTGLSRGQVSNWFINARVRLWKPMVEEMYKEEFTDALEENVTNLSSGNNRPETTESQEQQLVSSSNNGGASTSTVARGGEDRLMMVTEMTRNGSGGMSLTLGIPDNYENSFQYLNSGNGQHRLGSSQLLQDFVA